Proteins encoded by one window of Collimonas fungivorans:
- a CDS encoding porin — MYPAKNRLRTLQVAAALGAAVALPAMAQTSVQVTGLVDTYVGSMKYSGDSGRTNVVNSGGLTTSWIGFKGTEDLGGGLKAKFNLTSFFRADTGQAGRFDGNETLFSRDANVGLIGGFGAISLGRDLAPNFLPSILFNPFGDSFQLSPLILHMDVPWFNSSGWTNSVAGDTGWSNEVIYTTPDFGGLKANFHYQFGEQAGNTGKNNIGANVLYFHGPLALTAYYQRVKVNNPLELSPGNVQPATNIPLPSGMVAARQSAWFLGATYDFTVAKLFATYDQTSHDIDLKDKTLQLGTSIPLGQGAVLASWANTKRSGAAVGESLKRNTASLGYDYNMSKRTDLYAIYMYDKITEQTVGNSVALGIRHRF; from the coding sequence ATGTACCCAGCTAAAAACAGATTACGAACACTGCAAGTTGCTGCCGCTCTCGGCGCAGCGGTCGCGCTGCCGGCGATGGCGCAAACTTCGGTGCAGGTCACCGGCTTGGTCGACACCTATGTCGGCTCGATGAAATACAGCGGCGACTCAGGGCGCACCAACGTCGTCAACAGCGGCGGCCTGACCACTTCCTGGATCGGCTTCAAAGGCACCGAAGATCTCGGCGGCGGACTCAAGGCCAAGTTCAACCTGACCTCGTTCTTCCGCGCCGACACCGGCCAGGCCGGCCGCTTCGACGGCAATGAAACGCTGTTCTCGCGCGACGCCAACGTCGGCCTGATCGGCGGTTTCGGCGCCATCTCGCTGGGCCGCGACCTGGCGCCGAACTTCCTGCCGTCGATCCTGTTCAATCCGTTCGGCGATTCGTTCCAGCTGTCGCCGCTGATCCTGCACATGGACGTGCCTTGGTTCAATTCTTCCGGCTGGACCAACTCGGTCGCCGGCGATACCGGCTGGAGCAATGAAGTCATCTACACGACGCCAGACTTCGGCGGCCTGAAAGCCAACTTCCATTACCAGTTCGGTGAACAGGCAGGCAATACCGGCAAGAACAATATCGGCGCCAATGTCTTGTATTTCCACGGCCCGCTGGCGCTGACCGCCTACTACCAGCGCGTCAAGGTCAACAATCCGCTGGAACTGTCGCCAGGCAATGTGCAGCCGGCCACCAATATCCCGCTGCCAAGCGGCATGGTCGCCGCACGCCAGTCGGCCTGGTTCCTTGGCGCCACTTACGACTTCACCGTGGCCAAGCTGTTTGCGACCTACGACCAGACCTCGCATGACATCGACCTGAAAGACAAGACGCTGCAGCTCGGCACCAGCATCCCGCTGGGCCAGGGCGCGGTGCTGGCCTCCTGGGCCAACACCAAGCGTTCCGGCGCCGCGGTGGGCGAATCGCTCAAGCGCAATACCGCATCGCTGGGCTACGACTACAACATGTCGAAGCGCACCGACCTGTATGCGATCTACATGTACGACAAAATCACCGAGCAAACCGTCGGCAACAGCGTTGCCCTGGGTATCCGCCATCGTTTCTGA
- a CDS encoding class II aldolase/adducin family protein codes for MPADSTISSAEWQVRKDLAACYRLCALKRWDDLIYTHISASVPDEPGHFLLNPFGHRFDEICASNLVKIDARGQVVGASPYQVNVSGFAIHGAVHAARPDAVCVMHLHNVNAVAVSTLADGLLPISQHALRFYEQIAYHDYEGLALTPTEQERLVERLGRLPAMLLRNHGSLICGRTVAEAYVLMDTLDKACEIQLKANAGGGRLNMPSQEICRKTRNQLLGDGSPEGLLEWPALLRQLDAIDPSYQH; via the coding sequence ATGCCGGCAGACTCCACCATCAGCAGCGCCGAGTGGCAGGTACGCAAGGACCTGGCGGCCTGCTACCGCCTGTGCGCCCTGAAGCGCTGGGACGACCTGATCTACACCCACATCTCGGCCTCGGTGCCGGATGAACCCGGACATTTCCTGCTCAATCCGTTCGGCCATCGTTTCGATGAAATATGTGCATCGAACCTGGTCAAGATCGATGCCCGCGGACAGGTCGTCGGCGCTTCGCCGTACCAGGTCAACGTCAGCGGCTTCGCGATTCACGGCGCGGTGCATGCGGCCAGGCCGGATGCCGTGTGCGTCATGCATCTGCACAATGTCAACGCGGTCGCGGTCAGCACCCTGGCCGACGGCTTGCTGCCGATTTCCCAGCACGCGCTGCGCTTTTATGAACAGATCGCCTACCACGACTACGAGGGCCTGGCGCTGACGCCGACAGAACAGGAACGTTTGGTCGAGCGGCTGGGCCGGCTGCCGGCCATGCTGCTGCGCAATCACGGCAGCCTGATATGCGGCCGCACCGTGGCCGAAGCCTATGTCCTCATGGATACGCTGGACAAGGCTTGTGAAATCCAGCTCAAAGCCAATGCCGGCGGCGGCCGCTTGAACATGCCGTCGCAGGAAATCTGCCGCAAGACGCGCAACCAGTTGCTTGGCGACGGCAGCCCCGAAGGCCTGCTGGAATGGCCTGCCCTGCTGCGTCAGCTGGATGCCATCGACCCCAGCTATCAACACTGA
- a CDS encoding 4-oxalocrotonate tautomerase, with product MPTFNVQLFEGRSAEQKRAFVKAITEVTCQTLDCGPESVDIIIQEVKRENWATAGKLWSD from the coding sequence ATGCCGACTTTTAACGTACAACTGTTCGAGGGCCGCAGCGCCGAGCAAAAGCGCGCTTTTGTCAAAGCCATCACCGAAGTCACCTGCCAGACACTGGACTGCGGGCCGGAATCGGTGGACATCATCATCCAGGAAGTCAAACGCGAGAACTGGGCTACCGCCGGCAAGCTGTGGTCGGACTGA
- a CDS encoding HAL/PAL/TAL family ammonia-lyase yields MSQTITIDGFNLTAQQVVDVARAPHLPVTLADSSRAALKESRDYIEATWMHDEAPMMYSFNTGVGLLKDTRIKVEHIELFQTQLIKAHCAGIGEPFSEEVSRATMLLRANAFASNYSAPRVEVVDRLLAFLNAGIHPIMPQKGSVGASGDLAPLSYLAAAIAGFDEAEVMYQGQRMRAPEAITKSGVGPVKFDLKAKDASALINGCTASLAVAVLVAHDARNLLSDACLSLGLTLEAMRAEMAAFDHRIQQARPHAGQIKTAAIIRKLLSGSTRTTHEARAVQFPEELRRTDIPYTARIQDVYSLRCSPQVYGPVFDALDYIDNIVDKEINSATDNPLIFDKEGGGFEIISGGNFHGQYLAQAMDLLAMAITDLGSICERRVARLIDPTLSWGLPRNLMSGVRGVNTGYPVVQCSLSSLVMENRTLCMPGSVDSIPAKGNSEDHVSNSTWCARKAATVVANTQYIIGVEMLLAAQALTMTEDLLPGFVLGKGTQAAYQEIRRQIPACLEGDRWFHNDIAVAQSFVVSGSVRNAVVEKIGEFV; encoded by the coding sequence ATGTCCCAAACCATCACCATCGACGGCTTCAACCTGACCGCGCAGCAAGTGGTCGACGTCGCCCGCGCACCGCACCTGCCGGTCACGCTGGCCGACTCTTCCCGCGCCGCCCTGAAAGAAAGCCGCGACTACATCGAAGCGACCTGGATGCACGACGAAGCGCCGATGATGTACAGCTTCAACACCGGCGTCGGCCTGCTGAAAGACACCCGCATCAAGGTCGAACACATCGAGCTGTTCCAGACGCAATTGATCAAGGCCCACTGCGCCGGCATCGGCGAACCGTTCTCGGAAGAAGTCAGCCGCGCCACCATGCTGTTGCGCGCCAATGCCTTCGCCAGCAACTATTCGGCGCCGCGGGTGGAAGTGGTGGATCGTTTGCTGGCTTTCCTGAACGCCGGCATCCATCCGATCATGCCGCAGAAGGGCTCGGTCGGCGCCTCCGGGGATTTGGCGCCACTGTCCTATCTGGCGGCGGCGATTGCCGGTTTCGACGAAGCCGAAGTGATGTACCAGGGCCAGCGCATGCGCGCGCCAGAGGCGATCACCAAGTCCGGCGTCGGTCCGGTCAAGTTCGACCTCAAAGCCAAGGATGCCTCGGCCCTGATCAACGGCTGCACCGCCTCGCTGGCGGTGGCGGTACTGGTGGCCCACGACGCCCGCAACCTGCTGAGCGACGCCTGCCTGTCACTGGGCCTGACGCTGGAAGCGATGCGCGCCGAAATGGCGGCGTTCGACCACCGCATCCAGCAAGCGCGTCCGCACGCCGGCCAGATCAAGACTGCCGCCATCATCCGCAAGCTCTTGTCCGGTTCCACCCGCACCACGCATGAAGCGCGCGCCGTGCAGTTCCCGGAAGAGCTGCGCCGCACCGATATCCCTTACACCGCCCGTATCCAGGACGTCTATTCGCTGCGCTGCTCGCCGCAAGTCTACGGTCCGGTATTCGATGCCCTTGACTATATCGATAACATTGTCGACAAGGAAATCAACTCCGCCACCGACAACCCGCTGATTTTCGATAAAGAAGGCGGTGGCTTCGAAATCATCTCCGGCGGCAATTTCCACGGCCAGTACCTGGCGCAGGCGATGGACTTGCTGGCCATGGCGATCACCGATCTCGGCAGCATCTGCGAACGCCGGGTCGCGCGCCTGATCGATCCGACCTTGTCGTGGGGTTTGCCGCGCAACCTGATGAGCGGCGTGCGCGGCGTCAATACCGGTTATCCGGTGGTGCAATGTTCGCTCAGTTCGCTGGTGATGGAAAACCGCACCCTGTGCATGCCGGGCAGCGTCGACAGCATCCCGGCCAAGGGCAACAGCGAAGACCATGTCTCGAACTCGACCTGGTGCGCGCGCAAGGCGGCCACCGTGGTGGCGAACACGCAATACATCATCGGCGTCGAGATGCTGCTGGCGGCGCAGGCCCTGACCATGACGGAAGATCTGCTGCCTGGTTTCGTGCTGGGCAAAGGCACGCAAGCGGCTTACCAGGAAATCCGCCGCCAGATCCCGGCCTGCCTGGAAGGCGACCGCTGGTTCCACAACGATATCGCGGTAGCGCAATCGTTTGTGGTGAGCGGTTCGGTGCGTAATGCGGTGGTCGAGAAGATCGGTGAATTTGTCTGA
- a CDS encoding urate hydroxylase PuuD, whose amino-acid sequence MDALLVSYGVEWLNLLVRWLHLITGIAWIGASFYFVWLDNSIRPPKAGSDLAKKGVSGELWAVHGGGFYNPQKYLVAPAELPEDLHWFKWEAYATWLSGFAMLFIVYYFNASAMMINKDVADLSTWQAIGVGLGTLVIGWTVYDLLCRSPLGKRDGLLGLVMYLFIVAAAYVLSHLLSGRAAYIHVGAMIGTMMVGNVLMVIIPGQRKLVEAMRVGKSPDPIYGKKAKQRSVHNNYFTLPVLFIMISNHYGMTYSHPYNWLILAAIIAAGALIRHFFNLRHAGRVSFGYPIAGVALLLAVAIAIAPRPVQPVAPVAKADAAVAGAAAAPAAPAAATAATADMAHIQEIIGQRCATCHSAQPTQPGFATAPAGVMLQTADQIRQHADKVYQQAVQLKAMPLANLTHITDEERALIGTWYTSGAK is encoded by the coding sequence ATGGATGCATTGTTAGTTTCGTACGGGGTCGAATGGCTCAACCTGCTGGTCCGCTGGCTGCACCTGATCACGGGCATCGCCTGGATCGGCGCCTCGTTCTATTTCGTCTGGCTGGACAATTCGATCCGGCCGCCCAAAGCCGGCTCCGACCTGGCCAAGAAAGGCGTATCGGGAGAATTGTGGGCGGTCCACGGCGGCGGCTTCTACAATCCGCAAAAATACCTGGTGGCGCCGGCCGAGCTGCCGGAAGATCTGCACTGGTTCAAATGGGAAGCCTACGCCACCTGGCTGTCGGGTTTCGCCATGCTGTTCATCGTCTATTACTTCAATGCCTCGGCGATGATGATCAACAAGGACGTCGCCGACCTCAGCACCTGGCAGGCGATCGGCGTCGGCCTCGGCACGCTGGTCATCGGCTGGACCGTCTACGACCTGCTGTGCCGCTCGCCGCTGGGTAAGCGCGATGGCCTGCTCGGTTTGGTCATGTACCTGTTCATCGTGGCCGCCGCCTATGTGCTGTCGCACTTGCTGAGCGGCCGCGCCGCGTATATCCATGTCGGCGCCATGATCGGCACCATGATGGTGGGAAATGTGCTGATGGTGATCATCCCGGGCCAGCGCAAGCTGGTGGAAGCGATGCGCGTCGGTAAATCGCCGGATCCCATCTACGGCAAGAAAGCCAAGCAGCGCAGCGTGCACAACAACTACTTTACGCTGCCGGTGCTGTTCATCATGATCAGCAACCACTACGGCATGACCTACAGCCATCCATATAACTGGCTGATCCTGGCAGCGATCATTGCCGCCGGCGCCCTGATCCGCCACTTCTTCAACCTGCGCCATGCCGGCCGCGTGTCGTTCGGTTATCCGATTGCCGGCGTAGCCTTGCTGCTGGCGGTGGCGATCGCCATTGCACCGCGTCCGGTACAGCCAGTGGCGCCTGTGGCCAAGGCAGATGCTGCCGTGGCCGGCGCTGCCGCAGCTCCAGCTGCTCCGGCAGCAGCGACAGCAGCGACAGCCGACATGGCGCATATCCAGGAAATCATCGGCCAGCGCTGCGCCACCTGCCACTCGGCGCAGCCGACCCAGCCGGGTTTTGCTACGGCGCCGGCCGGCGTGATGCTGCAGACCGCAGACCAGATCCGGCAGCATGCCGACAAGGTCTATCAGCAAGCCGTGCAACTGAAGGCGATGCCGCTGGCTAACCTGACCCACATTACCGACGAAGAGCGGGCCCTGATCGGCACCTGGTATACCTCCGGCGCCAAGTAA
- a CDS encoding LysR substrate-binding domain-containing protein, which yields MAKLPDHLDIHLIRILYLLLCEKNVSRVALKLNQPQPSISASLRKLRELTGDPLLVRGARGMVPTQHGESLLKPAKRILEETERLFVQKTAFVPQAEARTFHIAAPDYMNTPFFLEVVTRLRRESPKSRIVIHALGPETDYVRLLSDGDLDLVIANWDEPPPHLHLSKLFDDPIVCLMRADSAYAKRTAADQMTVEDYLSLPHVAPWQVLPGYHGIIDSFLDSQNLNRNVVVESAYFGMLPYMVAQTDLVLTTGRQFALFYEKTLALKSFTLPIKFPPMRFYQLWHERVHQATEHKWLREQIGIAAKAMLAK from the coding sequence ATGGCCAAGCTGCCGGACCACCTGGATATCCACCTGATACGCATCTTGTATCTGCTGCTGTGCGAAAAGAACGTCTCGCGCGTCGCCCTCAAGCTCAACCAGCCGCAACCGTCGATCTCGGCCTCGCTGCGCAAGCTGCGCGAACTGACCGGCGATCCCCTGCTGGTGCGCGGCGCGCGCGGCATGGTGCCGACCCAGCACGGCGAAAGCCTGCTGAAGCCGGCCAAGCGCATCCTGGAAGAAACCGAGCGGCTGTTTGTGCAAAAAACCGCCTTCGTGCCCCAGGCTGAAGCACGCACCTTTCACATCGCCGCGCCGGATTACATGAACACGCCGTTCTTCCTGGAAGTGGTGACACGCCTGCGCCGCGAATCGCCCAAGAGCCGCATCGTGATCCACGCCCTGGGGCCGGAAACCGACTACGTGCGCCTGCTGTCCGACGGCGACCTCGACCTGGTCATCGCCAACTGGGACGAACCGCCGCCGCACCTGCACCTGTCCAAACTGTTCGACGACCCCATCGTCTGCCTGATGCGCGCCGACAGCGCCTACGCCAAGCGCACCGCAGCCGACCAGATGACGGTAGAAGACTACCTGTCGCTGCCGCACGTGGCGCCATGGCAGGTGCTGCCCGGTTACCACGGCATCATCGATTCCTTCCTCGACAGCCAGAACCTGAACCGCAACGTGGTAGTCGAATCGGCCTACTTCGGCATGCTGCCCTATATGGTGGCGCAAACCGACCTGGTGCTGACCACCGGCCGCCAGTTCGCACTCTTTTATGAAAAGACGCTGGCGCTGAAAAGCTTCACCTTGCCGATCAAGTTCCCGCCCATGCGTTTTTACCAACTATGGCATGAGCGCGTGCACCAGGCGACCGAGCACAAATGGCTGCGCGAACAGATCGGCATTGCCGCCAAGGCAATGCTTGCCAAGTAA
- a CDS encoding nucleobase:cation symporter-2 family protein produces the protein MTSSTDPVDEKLPVGKLAALGMQHVLVMYAGAIAVPLIIGGALNLAKSDIAFLISADLFCCGLVTLIQSLGFWKFGIKMPVMMGVTFAAVGPMVAMAGNPQLTIVHIYGAVIASGIFCVFAAPYMSRLMRFFPPVVTGTVISVIGISLMGVGINWAAGGQPVIGTLVDGVFTKIPNPDYGSPTSLGIALIVLISILLITKYVKGFIANISVLSGMIIGFIIAMAMGKISFYGLGNAEWFAFIRPFHYGWPKFDLGSILSMCLVMIVTMIESTGMFIALGEIVGKKIDDQTLARGLRVDGLGSVIGGIFNTFPYTSFSQNVGLVGVTGVRSRYVCAAAGVILMLFGLFPKMAHVAASIPQFVLGGAGIVMFGMVAATGIKILSKVDFQHNRNNLFIVAVSFGAGMIPIVAPTFFDKMPVFLSTILHSGILLASTMAVLLNLFFNGKGSNEDSRSHALAAAQSSDH, from the coding sequence ATGACCAGCAGCACAGATCCGGTAGATGAAAAACTCCCCGTAGGCAAACTCGCTGCGCTTGGCATGCAGCACGTGCTGGTGATGTATGCCGGCGCCATCGCCGTGCCGCTGATCATCGGCGGCGCCCTCAACCTGGCCAAAAGCGACATCGCATTCCTGATCAGCGCCGACCTGTTCTGCTGTGGCCTGGTAACCCTGATCCAGAGCCTGGGCTTCTGGAAATTCGGCATCAAGATGCCGGTGATGATGGGCGTCACCTTCGCCGCCGTCGGCCCGATGGTGGCGATGGCCGGCAACCCGCAGCTGACGATTGTCCATATCTACGGCGCGGTGATCGCCTCCGGCATATTCTGCGTCTTTGCCGCGCCCTACATGAGCCGCCTGATGCGCTTCTTCCCGCCGGTGGTGACCGGCACCGTGATCAGCGTCATCGGCATTTCGCTGATGGGCGTCGGCATCAATTGGGCGGCTGGCGGCCAGCCGGTGATCGGCACCCTGGTCGACGGCGTCTTCACCAAGATTCCCAATCCCGACTACGGTTCGCCGACCAGCCTCGGCATCGCCTTGATCGTGCTGATATCGATCCTGCTGATCACCAAGTACGTCAAGGGTTTTATCGCCAACATCTCGGTGCTGAGCGGCATGATCATCGGTTTCATCATCGCCATGGCGATGGGCAAGATCAGTTTCTACGGCCTCGGCAATGCCGAATGGTTCGCCTTTATCCGCCCCTTCCATTACGGCTGGCCGAAATTCGACCTCGGTTCCATCCTCAGCATGTGCCTGGTCATGATCGTTACCATGATCGAATCGACCGGCATGTTCATCGCCCTCGGCGAAATCGTCGGCAAGAAAATCGACGACCAGACCCTGGCGCGCGGCTTGCGCGTCGACGGCCTGGGCAGCGTGATCGGCGGCATCTTCAATACCTTCCCCTATACCTCGTTTTCGCAGAATGTCGGCCTGGTCGGCGTCACCGGCGTGCGCAGCCGCTATGTCTGCGCCGCAGCCGGCGTGATCCTGATGCTGTTCGGCCTGTTCCCCAAAATGGCGCATGTGGCTGCCTCGATTCCCCAGTTCGTGCTGGGCGGCGCCGGCATCGTCATGTTCGGCATGGTGGCGGCGACCGGCATCAAGATCCTGTCGAAGGTCGATTTCCAGCACAACCGCAACAACCTGTTCATCGTCGCCGTCAGCTTCGGCGCCGGCATGATCCCTATCGTGGCGCCGACCTTTTTCGACAAGATGCCGGTATTCCTGTCGACCATCCTGCACAGCGGCATCTTGCTGGCGTCCACTATGGCGGTTCTGTTGAATTTGTTTTTCAATGGCAAGGGCAGCAACGAAGACAGCCGTTCACATGCGTTGGCGGCGGCACAGAGCTCTGATCACTAA
- a CDS encoding allantoate amidohydrolase, protein MTTLEQLNNSDVTAFVATLHGIYEHSPWIPERAAAQRPFANITALKLAMQAVVSSATREEQLGLIRAHPELAGKAAISGELTAESTGEQAKAGLNNCSPEEFATLQKLNADYNKKFGFPFILAVKGADGQGLSRQAIIATFSRRLKNQFDDELGEALRQIGRIAEMRSNDLLGYAPQLGQTIMQWAEQIGAWSDDENGLTCAYMTDAHRRTAAQIAGWMREAGMQAETDAVGNVVGRYLSDNPAAKTLMTGSHYDTVRNGGKYDGREGILLPIAIVKHLHERGEKLPFHFEIVAFSEEEGVRFKSTFLGSNAIIGQFNLELLNTLDRDGTSMRDALLQAGHDPAAIPAIARNPADLLGYVEVHIEQGPVLLQRDLPVGIVTSIAGSCRYMVQLKGVASHSGTTPMPMRKDAAAAAAEILLYVEQRCARDQHASLVGTVGQLQVPNGSTNVIPGACVFSLDIRAADDAIRDAAVEDVLRHIETVCERRCIEANVEKMVSAPAAPCASWLMEQLSAATERAGVKPFKLASGAGHDAMTIAKITDVAMLFTRCGNGGISHNPLETMTADDAEVSAQILLDFLRRFTPKP, encoded by the coding sequence ATGACAACTCTAGAACAACTGAACAACAGCGATGTAACGGCATTCGTGGCAACGCTGCACGGCATCTACGAGCACTCGCCGTGGATTCCCGAACGCGCCGCCGCGCAGCGGCCGTTCGCCAATATCACCGCCTTGAAGCTGGCGATGCAGGCAGTCGTCAGCTCGGCCACCAGGGAAGAACAACTGGGCCTGATCCGCGCCCACCCGGAGCTGGCCGGCAAGGCAGCCATTTCCGGCGAACTGACCGCCGAATCGACCGGGGAACAGGCCAAGGCCGGGCTCAACAATTGCAGCCCGGAAGAATTCGCTACGCTGCAAAAGCTCAACGCCGATTACAACAAGAAATTCGGCTTTCCTTTCATTCTCGCGGTCAAGGGCGCCGACGGCCAGGGCCTGTCGCGCCAGGCCATCATCGCCACTTTCAGCCGGCGCCTGAAAAACCAGTTCGACGACGAATTGGGAGAAGCCCTGCGACAGATCGGCCGCATCGCCGAAATGCGCAGCAACGACCTGCTCGGTTATGCGCCGCAGCTGGGCCAGACCATCATGCAATGGGCCGAGCAGATCGGCGCCTGGAGCGATGACGAGAACGGCCTCACCTGCGCCTACATGACCGACGCCCACCGCCGCACCGCCGCGCAGATTGCCGGCTGGATGCGCGAAGCCGGCATGCAGGCCGAGACCGATGCAGTCGGCAACGTGGTCGGCCGCTACCTGTCGGACAACCCGGCCGCCAAGACCCTGATGACCGGCTCGCACTACGACACCGTGCGCAATGGCGGCAAATACGATGGCCGCGAAGGCATCCTGCTGCCGATCGCCATCGTCAAGCACCTGCACGAGCGCGGCGAAAAGCTGCCTTTCCATTTCGAAATCGTCGCTTTCTCGGAAGAGGAAGGCGTGCGTTTCAAGAGCACTTTCCTCGGCAGCAACGCCATCATCGGCCAGTTCAACCTGGAGCTGCTGAACACGCTCGACCGCGACGGCACCAGCATGCGCGACGCCCTGCTGCAAGCCGGGCACGATCCGGCGGCGATTCCCGCCATCGCCCGCAATCCTGCCGATTTGCTGGGTTACGTCGAAGTACACATCGAACAGGGGCCGGTGCTGCTGCAGCGCGACCTGCCGGTCGGCATCGTCACCTCGATCGCCGGCAGCTGCCGCTACATGGTGCAGCTGAAAGGCGTCGCCAGCCACTCCGGCACCACGCCGATGCCGATGCGCAAGGACGCCGCCGCCGCCGCCGCCGAAATCCTGCTGTATGTGGAACAGCGCTGCGCCCGGGACCAGCATGCTTCGCTGGTGGGCACTGTCGGCCAGCTGCAGGTGCCTAACGGTTCCACCAACGTGATTCCCGGCGCCTGTGTGTTCTCGCTGGATATCCGCGCCGCCGACGATGCCATCCGCGACGCTGCCGTGGAAGACGTGCTGCGCCATATCGAAACGGTGTGCGAACGCCGCTGCATCGAAGCCAATGTCGAGAAGATGGTGTCGGCGCCCGCCGCACCGTGCGCTTCATGGCTGATGGAGCAGCTGTCGGCCGCTACCGAACGCGCCGGTGTCAAACCGTTCAAGCTCGCTTCCGGCGCCGGCCATGACGCCATGACCATTGCCAAAATAACCGACGTCGCCATGCTGTTTACGCGTTGCGGCAACGGCGGCATCAGCCACAACCCATTGGAAACAATGACTGCGGACGATGCCGAAGTATCGGCGCAAATCTTGCTGGATTTCCTACGCCGCTTTACACCAAAGCCTTGA
- a CDS encoding 8-oxoguanine deaminase, with product MSKTLLIKNARVVVTMDDTRREIAGGAVFIRDNVIEQVGNSADLPQTADEVIDAGNHVVIPGLVNTHHHMYQSLTRVIPAAQNGELFNWLTNLYPIWANLTPEMIQVSTLTAMAELIMSGCTTSSDHLYIYPNGCKLDHSIEAAQQIGMRFHAARGSMSVGQSKGGLPPDRVVEDEKAILQDTQRLIETYHDSSRHAMQRIVVAPCSPFSVSRDLMRESAVMARHHGVSLHTHLAENVNDIAYSREKFNMTPAEYAEDCGWVGHDVWHAHCVQLDDEGIYMFARTGTGIAHCPCSNMRLASGIAPIRQMVDAGVAVGIGVDGSASNDGAHMLGEVRQAMLLQRVGFGPDAMTARQALELATLGGAKVLNRDDIGALKPGMSADLVLFDLNKVGFAGGWHDPVAALVFCTPADVAYSIINGRVVVRNGQFTTVDLGNVLERHNKLALSLAEAAR from the coding sequence ATGTCTAAAACTTTATTAATAAAAAATGCGCGTGTCGTCGTTACCATGGATGACACGCGCCGTGAAATTGCGGGTGGCGCAGTCTTCATCCGCGACAATGTGATCGAACAGGTCGGCAACAGCGCCGACCTGCCGCAAACCGCCGACGAAGTCATCGACGCCGGCAATCACGTCGTCATCCCGGGCCTGGTGAATACCCATCACCATATGTACCAGAGCCTGACGCGCGTCATCCCGGCGGCGCAGAACGGCGAGCTGTTCAACTGGCTGACCAACCTGTATCCGATCTGGGCCAACCTGACGCCGGAAATGATCCAGGTCTCGACCCTGACCGCGATGGCGGAACTGATCATGTCCGGCTGCACCACCAGCAGCGATCACCTGTACATCTATCCCAACGGCTGCAAGCTCGATCACAGCATCGAAGCGGCGCAGCAGATCGGCATGCGCTTCCATGCGGCGCGCGGCTCGATGAGCGTCGGCCAGTCGAAAGGCGGCCTGCCGCCGGACCGCGTAGTGGAAGATGAAAAAGCCATCCTGCAAGATACGCAACGCCTGATCGAGACCTACCACGACAGCAGCCGCCATGCGATGCAACGCATCGTGGTGGCGCCCTGCTCGCCGTTCTCGGTGTCGCGCGACCTGATGCGCGAATCGGCCGTGATGGCGCGCCATCATGGCGTCTCGCTGCATACCCACCTGGCGGAAAACGTCAACGACATCGCCTACAGCCGCGAAAAATTCAACATGACGCCGGCCGAGTACGCGGAAGACTGCGGCTGGGTCGGCCACGATGTCTGGCATGCGCATTGCGTGCAGCTCGACGACGAAGGCATCTACATGTTCGCCCGCACAGGCACAGGCATCGCCCATTGCCCCTGCTCCAATATGCGGCTGGCTTCCGGCATCGCGCCGATCCGCCAGATGGTCGATGCCGGCGTGGCGGTCGGCATCGGCGTCGACGGCTCGGCCTCCAACGACGGCGCCCACATGCTGGGCGAAGTACGGCAAGCGATGCTGCTGCAGCGGGTCGGTTTCGGTCCGGACGCCATGACCGCGCGCCAGGCGCTGGAACTGGCGACGCTGGGCGGCGCCAAGGTGCTCAACCGCGACGATATCGGCGCCCTGAAGCCGGGCATGTCGGCCGACCTGGTGCTGTTCGACCTGAATAAAGTCGGATTCGCCGGCGGCTGGCACGATCCGGTGGCGGCGCTGGTGTTCTGTACGCCGGCGGATGTCGCCTACAGCATCATCAACGGCCGGGTGGTGGTGCGCAACGGCCAGTTCACTACTGTCGATTTGGGCAATGTGCTGGAGCGCCACAACAAGCTGGCGTTGTCGCTGGCTGAAGCTGCACGCTGA